A stretch of DNA from Carya illinoinensis cultivar Pawnee chromosome 12, C.illinoinensisPawnee_v1, whole genome shotgun sequence:
AGCCTTGATTTCTCCTACCTGCAGCCTCACTCTTCCATGGGTTTCTCCATCCATTTGGAAGATACCATTGATGCCGAGTGGGGGTGCCGAGTGGGAGAGAGTATGCGGACGTGGGGTGGAGGTGGGGGAGTGGATGCCGACACGGGGTGGAGGTGGGGGAGATGATGtgtgggtgggggtgggggtggggtgTAGACGGAACACGTGGAGAGTGAAATCGGAGAAAGGAAGTGTATTTTATTATAGGGACAAATTAGTTATTTTACTTAAGTGTGGATTGGATGAGTGTATTTTATTATGGGGACAAATTAGTTATTTTACTTAAGTGTGGATTGGATGATGCAGAAAAGTGGGTGCCGCCaatatttattctttaaaaGGGAAATCATTAGCAAGcttgaattttatataaaaatagattttatttcacGTTGTTTGAACAGCctgcaatttattttttcactctCAGATTTTGCCAAGAAAATGGACTGGCAATGGCATATGCCCCGAGCCAGCGAAACGAATGACAACTCGGCCATTAGTCATTTACATATCATTTCTCTAGATTCATTTCAGTTTATTCGCCAAGACTCTATTCAGATCAAAGATCAAACCCAACAAAAACCAATCCTTTACACAAACCCAGAGAGTTTTTGATAAccaaaattctctctctctctctctctctctctctctctctctctctctctttgtgatTTCTATAAAAGAGAAATGGCACCAGTGTCAGCTCTAGCAAAGTACAAACTGGTGTTCTTGGGGGACCAGTCAGTGGGCAAGACCAGCATCATCACCCGCTTCATGTACGACAAGTTCGACAATACCTATCAGGTTAGCTCCAAAACCATTAGATCCCTCTTTTGAATTTATCAGATCACAGTTTGTTCTGTGTTTCTGCCCCATGATCGAACATACAACTTAGTCTCTTCGCTGTTTGATCTATTTGTTGCTAGCTTCCTGCATTTCTCGTTTCTGGGTCTAGCTCTGTTTGCTTTGTTATGTCGTTATTTCTATGTTTTTGAATTGAAATACATGTCATGTATTGTTGCTTGTTTTTAAGAATTTATAGATCATCAAGGTTTATTTGGGTTCGTTAGTTCGTTTTTCGTGATCCGATTATCGAACATAATGGAGAGTAAAAGTTATGATGCGAACTGAATTTTGACCAATGACTATTTTTGGGCACAACGATACATACATCATGATTATGGATGTGAAATAATAGGTTCTAGCCAAGCATAACCATTAAGCGATGACTGAAGGATCTATTGGGGCTCCATTTGAGGCTCTTCTTGATAGATTGATTAATCTTTACAATggctaaattattattatttttgataagtaggatGGCTAAACTATTTGATGGAATTAAACGTTCAAAGTAACATACATTACTGTATCTTTCATCGGAacaccaaaaaaatcaaaatgacaATGGATGCCTCAGGTAGTCATAGCTCTCTTGCCAGGATGTGCGAACATGATACAAAAATTGACCGAATTGCTGATGTTGGAACGGATGAATGTCCATAAAGAGCATTTTATATGACAAGTAAATGAATTCCTGAAAATTTGGAGGTAGCTTCAACTTTGAATTAGATTCTTTTAGTCAGATATATAGTGTAGCCCCTATTCTATCACGCATATTATCTTTCTATAATGTGTACCTTCCGCACTAAGAtcttgtttgtttttaaatattatatgagatgagatgagataagttgaaataagtagaataaaatattattagaatatattatttttgtattgggatttgaaaaggttgtattaaaatttgaaaaaatttaattgtttattttattttgtatgagaatttgaaaaagttataatgattaagatgagatgagataagataagagttttgtgaaaacaaacgaggcctaaaGCTGCCTTCTCAGCCAGGAGCATAACATGTTACGAGAGGTATTTTTAACAACTTTCTGAGTAAACCCTAAGGGTTGGCTCAGAAAGTAAACCCTTTCTTTGATTTACAAGTAAACCCTAAGGGTTGGCTTTTTCATTGATTGGATGTGacggccttggtcttggtggtatgctccttACAGGTCTAAGGTTTGAACCCTTAGGTGCAAAAAATTTTTAGGGGTCACATCCAATCAATGAAAAAGCCATTGATTTACCTGATCCGTGTGGTGGGATGCGTTACACAGGTCTAGGGTTTAACTGGGTAAAAAGATACATTGTGTTTGCACGGTCTCCGGGATTCCTTGTCATCTAAAAATAACTTTCTGACCACTTTTAGGGCCATTTCACAATTTCAAAGGTACTTGACATGACATAGGATAAACCATACTAGAAATGATCATTTTGAGCTtgtaatttttctataaatggTTGGTTATATATGCATGATAGCTATTAAAATTACCATAGTTTTGAATATGGTAGCTGGTGGTGCTGATCACTGTGACATTATGGTACTTTTGTGCTTTGCAATCTCCATTTGTTGTATTCTCCCAATATTTAAGAAGCTTAGTCTACTGACATATACCCTATTTAAGAAGATCATTGTCCCATTATGTTAGACTGTAGGGGCATTTAGGAGGGTAAAcgttatttcaaatttgagaatatgtggcttcAATCGACTGATTTCGTGGATAGGGTGAGGAATTGGTGGGCCTCTTATTCATTCCATGGCACATCCAGTTTCACGGTGgctaacaaattaaaaactctTAAGTTTGACTTAAAGCGGTGGAATATTGAGGTTCTTTGACACACGGATGAGCAAaagagtcttctctgggaggaGTTGAATTCTCTAGAAGCAAGGGGGCTAATGAGGAGAACTCTTTGAGGTAGTTTGAGATGGTGGCGAAGATAGAGAGGATTTTGTTGTCGGAAGAAATctcttggagacaaaaatctaGGATGTTATGGTTGAAGGAGGGAGACAAATGTAATATGTTCTTCCACAAAATGGAAAACTCACATAGGCGGAACAATGTTATAGAGGGTATCCAATCTGGAGAGACGTTGTATCAAGCAACAGAGGATGTTCAAGAAAATATAGTGAGCTACTATGAGGAGCTTCTTAAAGAGTTGGCGGGATGGCGTCCCAAATTGGATGGTTTGTCTTTTGATCAGCTAGATGATAGTATTGCTAGGtggttggagagaccatttGAGGAGGACGAAGTGCATCAAGTGGTGCGTTGTATGTGTAAAGACAAAGCCTTGGGCCCCTATGTTTTTTCTATGGCTTTCTTTCAGGAGTGTTGGGATGTGGTGAAGGATGATGTGATGCGGGTTTTTCGAGAGTTTCATTTTTGTCACAAGTTCGAGAAGTTCCTTAATGCCACTTTTATCGCTCTCATTCTGAAAATTGTAGTGGCCATGGAGTTGAAAGATTTTTCTTAAGTTTGGTATGAgggatttataaaatcatttcgaAGGTGCTAGCAAGTCGTATGAGTTTGGTGATGGATAATATAATTTCCAAACCTCAGAATGCATTTGTTCGGGGTTGTCAAATTACGGATTTAGTTTTGATAGCAAACGAGTGCTTGGACAGCCGGTTGAGGGATGGTGCCCCGGAAGTCCTCTGCAagctggatatggagaaggcttaCGACCATGTGTGCTGGGATTTTTTGCTCTATATGCTAAGGAGATGCGGATTTGGTGATAGGTGGTGTGGTTGGGTTAAACATTGTGTTTTGATTGCTCGGTTCTCCATGCTAATCAATGGGGAACCTTGTGGATTTTTTCAGAGTTCGAGGGATTTGAGACAAGGTAATCCtttatctccttttctttttgttgttgtaATGGAGGCATTGAGTTGAATGCTGGAAGATGCGGTAAGAGGTCAGTTCTTGGCTGGTTTTTCTATAGGAAATAATAGTAATGGGTTATCTATCTCCCATTTTCTGTGATGTGGACAGCAGACAACTTCAAGCTTTGAGAGCTGTACTCCTGTGTTTTGAGGTGGTTTCTGGTCTCAAGGTAAACTTGGGAAAGTCGGAATTGGTCCCGATGGGGGAGGTGGAAAATATAGACCACCTAGCTGATTTGTTGGGTTGTAAAGTGGCAGCTCTTCCTTTGAGTTATCTTGGACTTCCTTTGGGAGCCTCTTTTAAAGCAAATTCGAGTTGGGATGGGGTTGTAGAGAAGGTAGAAAAAAGATTGGCGGGTTGGAAGCGGCTTTACCTTTCAAAAGGTGGGAAAGTAACTCTTATCAAAAGTATCCTTTCAAACCTTCCCACTtactatctctctctttttcctttactgGTGGGGTTGGCTAATCGGATTGAAAAACTCTTTAGAGAGTTATTGTGGGGTGGTTTGGGTGAGGAACACAAATTTCATCTTGTTGGGTGGCCTAAGGTGTGCAGTCCAAAGGAGATGGGAGGTTTGGGGGTGCGGAATTTGCACACTTTCAATAAAGCTTTATTAGGAGAGTGGTTGTGGAGATTTCAATCGGAAGAGGATTCGTTGTGGAGAATGGTAGTGAAGGGGAAGTATGGATGTGATTGGGGGGTTGGAGCTCTAAGGAGGGTAGGGGGACTTATGGGGTGAGTATTTGGAACTTTATTAGAAAGGGTTGGAAGGTATTTGCAGCACATACCAATTTTGAGGTTGGTGAGGGATCAAGAATTAGCTTCTGGTTTGATGAATGGAGTGGAGAGAGAGCTCTATTTGCTGCTTTTCCAAGAGTTTTCAGATTAGCCGAAAATCAACAGGTGGCCGTTTCAGATGTGCTGTGTCGTGCTAACGTCATAGTGCATTGGAATCTGtctttttccagaaatgtgcaAGATTGGAAAGTGGAGGAGTTAGTAGgtttttacagttttctttactccACAAAAATAGGAGGGCATGGGAGAGATAGAATGCTGTGGAAACAATCAGGGAACAAAATTTTTTCTGTCAAATCATTTTATAAGGTGTTGCAAGACCAGTCTATGAGTTCCCTTGCAAGATCACCAGAATTGTTCCCTTGGAAGAGTATATGGAGGGTTCCGCTGTTCTGGTGCCATTGAAAGTTGCATTTTTCGTCTGGACTGCAGCTTTGGGTAAGATTTTTACGGCTGACAATTTAAGGAAAAGGGGAATGATTGTGTTGGAATGGTGCTACCTGTGCAAGAAGAATGGCGAAACGATTGATCATATTTTTCTGCATTGCGAAGTGGCGGGGGTGCTTTGGGATGGCATTATATGTAGGGCTGGGTTGAAGTGGGTCATGCCCAAGAGGGTGTTGGATCTCTTAGCTTGCTGGAAGAGGCACCATCAAAGTTCACGGCTGGCTGCGATGTGGAGGATGATCCCTTTGTGTTTACTGTGGTGCCTATggatggaaagaaatgagagatgcTTCAACAAGAAGGAGAGAACAGTGGGGGAAATCTGgaagttttttgtattttctttggtCCAATGGTTTTCAGCTATTGTACTAAAGGGAGGGgatgttcatgagtttttttatttcctttcagcTTGCTAGAGTGTAATTAGGTGTCTCTTTTGTATACCCCTTGTGTATATGGGCTTTGCCTAGTTGCATTCgatcaataaagtttattacttatcaaaaaaatatatatatataccctattttgtcattgcttttttttttttcccttttatttcacatttttctaaTTGAGGTGGCCATTTTTTCATttgcaaaattttcttttgtgaGCTTCCTTGCTGATATTTAGTTAGAGTCAAACTAATTTTTATTCTGATTATCAGGCTACAATTGGTATTGATTTTCTATCAAAAACTATGTATCTTGAAGACCGAACTGTTCGGCTGCAATTATGGTAAGATTTGGCACCTCAATATATTCTACACTAACTCATCCGCTAGTGAGAGCTTTATTCTGTTTCTCGTTTTACTTGGGCTTCATAGTTTGCTCTTATACAAGAAGTAAGCTAATCTTTTATTCACAGTTGGggttaaataataataacattaatgATAATagcaacaacaataataatgtcaataataataatctgcTGTGCTCACTGGGTAAAGGTGTGACGATGTATGGTGGATTACCaacattaaatatttcaatataCCATTTGGAAAGTTTTGCTAAATATAAAGGATAATGCTCCGTTCAAATCTTATACTGCTTATATGCCAAGCTAGATATTTGTTCCAACAGCTGCTAACTTGATCTTGTGCTTTCATTTTGATTAAGAGAAGGCTAAAAGGATTGTACTATGCTTGGTGGATATGACTGTAAACAAATCATGTTGATTGCTAAACGTCACTAGAGATCTTGCTTTAATCTGCAGGGATACTGCTGGACAGGAAAGATTCAGAAGTCTCATTCCAAGCTACATTAGGGATTCATCTGTTGCGGTTATAGTGTATGATGTTGCGAGTATGTATATTGAATTTTGACTTCCAGTTAGTTATTTGCTTTATTCCTAGTTATTTATTCCTGCTTATTCTACTATTATTATCTTTTGGATTTCAAGAATGATCAAGTCCCTGATGTGGAACTTGCATCATCTGCACTCTTATGGTATTAGCAGCATCCCAGATTCCTTCTCGGTCTCTGTTGATGTCGGTCATGTTTTTGCTTGACCTTGTTTTCCAGAATGCTTAATGGATTGTTGACTACTTCTATGATTTAGGCCGGCAAACTTTCCTAAACACTTCAAAGTGGATTGAAGAGGTGCGCACTGAGAGGGGCAGTGATGTGATCATCGTTCTTGTTGGGAACAAGACCGACCTTGTGGAGAAGAGGTAATGGTTTATTAATTGGTAGATGGTTATATTGCATATGCTTGATTAGACTTTATACTTACAAAAAATGTTTGACTACATTGGGTTCATGTGAACTTTCTATTTTAGTGTACCTGTTATAGCATGTAGCTTAACTGATCAAATTAGGGAGCAGATATGATTTGGGGCTTAGAATGTTGTCAATAGAATTTTCATATTGGAATATTCGAAGGCTCTGTTACCTGTGCACAAATGTGTCTTTTATATTGTACTTAAgatatgtttttgcaagttggtcaAACTCAGTGTTCAATCTGCCTTGGATTTCACTCCCAATAATCTCCTGGCCGTTATTCCACAGGCAAGTTTCCATAGAGGAAGGGGAAGCCAAAGCTCGTGAGCTAAATGTCATGTTTATTGAAACCAGCGCAAAAGCTGGCTTTAACATAAAGGTATATGCCCGGCTTTGTGTCCTCTCTTCATGCATCGTTGCAACTGTCTTTAGATGTTCATACAAGTTGCTTTAATTTTGGTGTTCTACTGTTTTGATGATTCTCAGAAAAAGTAGCTTCCATTAATCAGATGCGACCAACTTTAGCTGTGAagcttttgtaattttatttcgtTTGAGTTCATTGTACTTATGAACTTTTGTCCAGGCACTGTTTCGGAAAATTGCTGCTGCCTTACCGGGAATGGAGACACTTTCTTCAACAAAGCAAGAAGACATGGTTGATGTGAACCTGAGGTCTACTGGTGGCGGTGCATCACAGTCCCAGCCCCAGTCAAGTGGATGCTACTGTTGAAAATTGTGCTCTATTTCTTGCCTTTTGGTTTTCAACCATCTTTGCTCCAGATCTGTAAAGTTTTCGATAgatttccttttccttcaaaTTACTTGTCGTGGGTACAATCTTTCAAACGCCTTGCTTTTGAAACTCTCTTAGGGAATACATGGTTCTGACGAGCTAGGAAGTAGAACTATGATTGTGGAATATGTTGTGTCAATTAGATGGCCGTAATCTGTGAGATGTGTAGTAAAATTTACTGACTTGAGTAGATTTTGGTATTCACCCATTTCTGCTATATATACTGAGTACAGTCTTAACTGTTTTTTGGCTTGTATACTATAAGTTTTTGAGTCGATTCCTTTTATATCAGAAACTGGAAGTTGTTGGGAGTTATTATTACCTGCAAGatgtttttgaattttgaaacaaGCAATGTTACGTTGCAAGTTTCAAATGGATAAGTATTATGCAAATCTTTTGTAAAAAGTgagttttacttataaaaaaaattatttttttatatattttttgaaggtgggattaacttttttataaaagtttgcatgagatttatttattacgacttgtacaaatcattaAGATATAATTCTTTACCAATTATTTTGGTTATGAGAGCTCGCACTTTATGCACTCATCACTGATGATCTTGCAGTACATGTTGTGATAGAACTTGAGCTCGTGGCATACAACACTACGTAATTTTCGTCTTGCACTAAATTGCACTGGTAGGCATGATTTGGAAAAGCAACCAAACTATGAATCCTCTTTATAAATATTACATCAAATACAATATTGGTTTTCCACTACTCaatttggattgagaaacactctcaacctatctcatcttatcttatcctattattataatttttacagtttttttttttatataaaatataataaacaattcaaaattttcaaattttaaaataataataatattaaaaaataacattctaataatattttatttaactttcatcttatctaaACTCATTATCAAAATGTAACCACTGGTACCCCTTAATTAATCTGACAAAGAGTTCTCTTACTTATAAATTGGTGAATAGATGTATTGTTTGTCGTaaaatcatatcataaaaaaactaaatgcaCAAGTTGTTTTTTACTAATGTAACAATTGTTTCACACTAGCGATAAATTTTGTGCATAGATaagcaattttatttatagagtTTTTTGATAAGACAAATGGAAGTCGATCCAAATAATCGAATCCCCCCGCCTATAGGAAGTCGatccaaataaaatctctttgataacaaatataagtttttttttctttaaatcattttatgaTTGTACAACTTTTAGGATACATTTATATGAACTCTACTATACAAGACATGAAGAAAAGTGTACTCAAGCTCATAAAATCAGATAGAGCATAGCTTGTGCTTTATGCTAATATAAACTTAAAAAGAGTTAAAGAGCTTGATCCCTTGAGGACATTTGATctagttt
This window harbors:
- the LOC122288872 gene encoding ras-related protein RABH1b; translation: MAPVSALAKYKLVFLGDQSVGKTSIITRFMYDKFDNTYQATIGIDFLSKTMYLEDRTVRLQLWDTAGQERFRSLIPSYIRDSSVAVIVYDVASRQTFLNTSKWIEEVRTERGSDVIIVLVGNKTDLVEKRQVSIEEGEAKARELNVMFIETSAKAGFNIKALFRKIAAALPGMETLSSTKQEDMVDVNLRSTGGGASQSQPQSSGCYC